Proteins co-encoded in one SAR86 cluster bacterium genomic window:
- a CDS encoding carotenoid oxygenase family protein, with protein sequence MKIKKTNTIKSTIKTHDHPYLKDAWVPNYDEYQVTDLQALGDIPEDIEGAYFRNTENQVHEPIGRFHPFDGDGMIHSINFDNGKANYVNKFVRTEGFLVEEEMGKSMWAGLMERTGSSSLPGWGAQGGIKDSSSTDITVHGGEALSTFYQCGEGYQLDPYTLETENKASWVPAGGLSAHPKVDLATGELLFFNYSKQAPFLNYGVVDQHQNLKHFIPVELPGPRLPHDMAFSKNYSIINDLPLFWDQEMLKKGLHATRLHDLPSRFAIIPRYGNPDEIKWFEAEPTYVLHWNNAYEVGDELILEGYFQEHPWPENYVDAPPGLERMMAFLDFYLLKPRLHRWKFNLKTGVTTEEDIDEETIEFGVINQHVAGIEHRYTYSMIPTKGHFTFDGIKKHDHQSKSFSKYIFEGHVFISEVSFAPRTGAQDEDDGYLVTISNNLQEKSSSCLLFDAKNIEQGPICDIPLPHQICSGTHATWAQKSDLKK encoded by the coding sequence ATGAAAATTAAAAAAACGAATACTATCAAATCAACAATTAAAACGCATGATCATCCTTACCTTAAAGATGCTTGGGTCCCTAATTATGATGAATATCAAGTTACAGATCTTCAAGCTCTAGGTGATATCCCTGAGGATATAGAAGGGGCTTACTTTAGAAATACAGAAAACCAGGTTCATGAACCCATTGGGCGTTTTCATCCTTTTGATGGTGATGGAATGATTCATTCAATTAACTTTGATAATGGCAAGGCAAACTATGTCAATAAATTTGTTCGAACAGAAGGCTTTTTAGTTGAAGAAGAAATGGGAAAATCAATGTGGGCAGGTCTTATGGAAAGAACTGGATCATCCTCGCTTCCAGGTTGGGGAGCTCAAGGCGGAATTAAGGATTCCTCGTCTACTGACATTACGGTTCATGGAGGAGAAGCGCTATCAACTTTCTACCAATGTGGAGAAGGTTATCAATTAGATCCATATACACTGGAGACTGAAAACAAAGCATCATGGGTCCCTGCAGGAGGTTTATCAGCTCATCCAAAAGTTGATTTAGCCACGGGAGAGTTATTATTTTTTAATTACTCTAAGCAAGCCCCATTTTTAAATTATGGAGTGGTTGATCAGCATCAAAATCTAAAACATTTTATTCCTGTTGAATTGCCTGGTCCGAGGCTTCCTCATGATATGGCTTTTAGTAAAAATTATTCAATTATTAATGACTTACCTCTTTTTTGGGATCAGGAAATGTTAAAAAAGGGTTTGCATGCTACTAGATTGCATGACTTACCATCAAGGTTTGCGATCATCCCAAGATACGGAAACCCAGATGAAATAAAGTGGTTTGAAGCTGAGCCCACTTATGTGTTGCATTGGAATAATGCATATGAAGTAGGTGATGAATTAATCCTGGAAGGGTATTTTCAAGAACATCCTTGGCCAGAAAATTACGTTGATGCTCCTCCAGGTTTGGAGCGAATGATGGCTTTTTTAGATTTTTATTTGTTAAAGCCTAGACTTCATCGATGGAAATTTAATCTAAAAACAGGGGTCACGACTGAAGAAGATATTGATGAGGAAACAATAGAATTTGGAGTAATTAATCAACATGTTGCAGGGATTGAGCATAGATACACTTACAGCATGATACCGACTAAAGGCCATTTTACCTTTGACGGCATTAAAAAGCATGACCATCAAAGTAAATCTTTTAGCAAGTATATTTTTGAAGGCCATGTTTTCATAAGCGAGGTTAGTTTTGCTCCTAGAACAGGCGCTCAAGATGAAGATGATGGTTATTTAGTAACCATCAGTAATAACCTACAAGAAAAAAGTTCTTCTTGTTTATTATTTGATGCCAAAAATATTGAGCAAGGACCTA
- a CDS encoding nitronate monooxygenase, translated as MQTDKLIDQLRLPIIVAPMFLVSGPELVIASSNSGLIGSFPGPNARTTEQLEQWMGLINNSTSNPWAFNMITHKTYDRFDEELELIKRFQPKIIITALGSPEKVIEEVHGYGGIVIADVNNIDFARRCSDMKVDGMALICHGAGGHTGNLSPFAFSSYVREFFDGIIVLAGSISTGSHIKATKLLNADLCYMGTRFISATESNAVDEYKAMVINSNCNDLRMTNFFTGAQAYYLKDSIIKNNFDPDNLESNPDGFNVSSSQDKIKAWKDIWSAGQGVGFIKKIESVESIVKELEAEFLEE; from the coding sequence ATGCAAACAGATAAGTTAATTGATCAATTACGATTACCAATTATTGTTGCCCCCATGTTTTTAGTCTCAGGCCCCGAATTGGTTATTGCTAGTAGCAATTCAGGGTTAATTGGATCTTTCCCTGGTCCAAATGCTAGAACTACTGAGCAGCTTGAGCAATGGATGGGGCTAATTAATAACTCAACTTCTAATCCCTGGGCCTTTAATATGATTACTCATAAGACATATGATCGATTTGATGAGGAGTTAGAGTTGATCAAGCGGTTTCAACCGAAGATTATTATTACCGCACTCGGCAGTCCAGAGAAAGTGATAGAGGAAGTTCATGGGTACGGAGGCATAGTTATTGCTGATGTAAATAATATTGACTTTGCACGACGATGTTCTGATATGAAAGTTGATGGGATGGCCCTTATATGCCATGGAGCTGGAGGGCATACTGGGAATTTATCGCCCTTTGCATTTAGCTCATATGTTAGAGAGTTTTTTGACGGCATCATAGTTTTAGCTGGTTCAATTTCAACTGGGAGTCATATAAAAGCCACTAAATTATTAAATGCAGACCTATGTTATATGGGAACAAGGTTTATCTCAGCAACCGAAAGTAATGCAGTTGATGAATATAAAGCAATGGTAATTAATTCAAATTGTAATGATTTGAGAATGACTAATTTTTTTACAGGAGCCCAAGCTTATTACCTTAAAGATAGTATTATTAAAAATAATTTCGACCCTGATAATCTTGAGTCAAATCCAGATGGTTTTAATGTGTCTTCCTCGCAAGATAAGATCAAAGCATGGAAAGATATTTGGTCAGCTGGACAAGGTGTTGGTTTCATTAAAAAAATAGAAAGCGTAGAATCTATAGTAAAAGAACTTGAAGCAGAGTTCTTAGAGGAGTAG
- a CDS encoding acetyl-CoA acetyltransferase: MEKRVYILGGYQSDFAQNWHRNKLDLLDVFQQTIHQGLTSVDLEPKDIDVAHVGNFTAELFCNQGHLGGFFVSSHPDFFGLPSSRHEAACASGSIATLAACAEIESGRYELAAVLGIEQMRNVPGEQAAQNIGGPAMRSGFECQGVQYPWPHMFSELTNEYDKRYGINEDHLSKISELNFSNAKKNPNSQTRGWTFESDTFTRLDSANPVIEGRTRKMDCGQVTDGAAIIFLASEKKAREYAEARSIKLDSIPFIKGWGHQTGPITYQEKIDFSKNKDYVFPHVKKAIDDAFSRANMRGVSDIDGIETHDCFTSTEYMAIDHFGITKPGESWKAIESGDIEIGGKIPINASGGLIGLGHPVGATGVRMLLDCYKQCTNSAGEYQIENAKNISTLNIGGSATTVVSFVVGSN, encoded by the coding sequence ATGGAAAAACGCGTATATATTTTAGGGGGCTATCAATCTGACTTTGCCCAAAATTGGCATAGAAATAAATTAGATCTTTTAGATGTATTCCAACAAACGATTCATCAAGGATTAACATCTGTTGATTTAGAGCCAAAAGATATTGATGTTGCCCATGTAGGCAATTTCACTGCTGAATTATTTTGCAACCAAGGTCATTTAGGTGGTTTTTTTGTTTCTTCGCACCCAGATTTTTTTGGACTACCTTCCTCAAGACATGAGGCAGCCTGTGCGTCAGGCAGTATTGCAACTCTTGCAGCATGTGCAGAAATTGAATCAGGTAGATACGAGCTAGCTGCAGTGTTAGGAATTGAACAAATGCGGAATGTTCCAGGAGAACAGGCAGCTCAAAATATTGGAGGCCCTGCCATGCGATCAGGTTTTGAATGCCAAGGCGTTCAATATCCTTGGCCACATATGTTCAGCGAACTTACCAATGAATATGATAAAAGATATGGAATCAATGAAGATCATCTATCGAAAATTTCAGAATTAAACTTTAGCAATGCTAAAAAAAACCCTAACTCACAAACTAGAGGATGGACTTTTGAATCAGATACTTTTACTAGATTGGATTCTGCAAACCCAGTTATTGAGGGGAGAACAAGGAAGATGGACTGCGGTCAAGTCACTGATGGAGCTGCGATTATCTTTCTAGCAAGTGAGAAAAAAGCCAGAGAGTATGCGGAAGCTAGATCAATCAAGCTTGATTCAATTCCATTCATTAAAGGTTGGGGGCATCAAACAGGTCCAATTACATATCAAGAAAAAATTGATTTTAGTAAAAATAAAGATTATGTCTTTCCGCATGTTAAAAAGGCAATTGATGATGCCTTCTCGAGAGCAAACATGAGGGGAGTTAGTGATATTGACGGCATTGAGACTCATGACTGTTTCACTTCAACAGAATACATGGCCATAGATCATTTTGGTATCACAAAACCAGGTGAAAGCTGGAAAGCAATTGAGTCTGGTGATATTGAAATTGGTGGGAAAATTCCAATTAATGCAAGTGGAGGATTAATTGGTTTAGGTCATCCAGTCGGTGCAACAGGCGTTAGAATGCTTCTGGATTGTTATAAACAATGCACTAATAGTGCTGGGGAATATCAAATCGAGAACGCAAAAAATATTTCTACACTCAATATTGGTGGAAGCGCAACGACAGTGGTAAGTTTTGTGGTTGGATCCAACTAA
- a CDS encoding class I adenylate-forming enzyme family protein — translation MILTNQNRIEDFTRQGWWGDDTLYSLFLDALDKCSAQEALVDPKNRQTITGDAPKRLTFQEVNETVERYASIFFEQGLRKDDIAIIQLPNVVELPMVYLALSKLGVISSPIPMQYGAYEIEAIIEEVSPQAYITIQSFNGNAHAEKFSSIFVKGEKKFSLGKVNSFLNIDNSYPDSNSHELQQSYTNENPCSANDIFTICWTSGTTGTPKGVPRSHNLWLPMAKAAAFVSETKEGDTLLNPFPMINMASIGGFLFNWLLCKGKLVQHHPFDLNTFLDQISTENVKYTIAPPAIMNMLLNNPVILDQNDLSSLRCIGCGGAPLSEWMVETFQNKYNLTVQNIFGSNEGATLLSSRNEIDDPHLRAQYFPRFGVKGLDWSNPVSKIIKTKLVDVETNEEIHEPEKPGELLISGATVFDGYWNAPEANAEVFDEDGFFKTGDLFEISPQDTQKKYYKFCGRCKDLIIRGGMNISPEELDNLLSSHPKMLEVAVTGYDDEILGEKVGVVAVLAEGETITLNEIIEFLTDKKIAKFKMPEDLRTVNTLPKNPVGKVIRRELKDLFN, via the coding sequence ATGATACTTACTAATCAAAACAGAATTGAGGACTTTACCCGTCAAGGATGGTGGGGAGATGATACTTTGTATTCTCTTTTTCTCGATGCTCTAGACAAATGCAGTGCTCAAGAGGCCTTAGTAGATCCAAAAAATCGGCAAACAATTACTGGTGATGCTCCAAAAAGACTCACTTTTCAAGAAGTTAACGAAACCGTTGAAAGATATGCAAGTATATTTTTTGAACAAGGTCTAAGGAAAGATGACATTGCAATAATACAGCTCCCAAATGTTGTGGAGTTGCCAATGGTTTATTTGGCTTTGTCAAAACTTGGCGTAATCTCTTCACCAATTCCAATGCAATATGGCGCTTATGAGATTGAAGCTATTATTGAAGAGGTATCACCTCAAGCTTATATTACTATTCAATCTTTTAATGGAAATGCTCACGCTGAAAAATTCTCTTCGATATTTGTAAAAGGTGAAAAAAAGTTTTCTTTAGGTAAGGTTAATTCCTTTCTTAATATTGATAATTCTTACCCTGATAGTAACTCACACGAACTCCAGCAGTCTTATACCAATGAAAATCCTTGTTCAGCCAATGATATTTTTACAATTTGCTGGACTTCTGGAACCACCGGAACACCTAAAGGAGTTCCGCGAAGTCATAATCTTTGGCTGCCAATGGCTAAAGCTGCTGCTTTCGTATCAGAAACCAAGGAGGGAGATACTTTATTGAATCCATTTCCTATGATTAATATGGCAAGTATCGGAGGATTTTTATTTAATTGGCTGCTCTGTAAGGGGAAGCTTGTTCAACACCATCCATTTGACTTAAACACTTTCCTTGATCAAATTTCTACTGAAAATGTTAAATATACAATTGCTCCTCCGGCAATAATGAATATGCTTTTGAATAATCCAGTCATTCTTGATCAAAATGATTTGAGCAGCTTGAGATGTATTGGTTGTGGTGGAGCCCCATTATCTGAATGGATGGTTGAAACTTTTCAAAATAAATATAACTTAACTGTTCAAAATATTTTTGGATCAAACGAGGGTGCAACATTGCTGAGCTCTCGAAATGAAATTGATGATCCTCATTTACGAGCTCAATATTTTCCACGTTTCGGGGTAAAGGGTCTTGATTGGAGCAATCCAGTCTCAAAAATTATTAAAACTAAACTAGTGGATGTCGAGACCAATGAAGAAATCCATGAGCCAGAAAAACCTGGAGAATTATTAATATCTGGAGCAACTGTATTTGATGGTTACTGGAATGCACCTGAAGCAAATGCTGAAGTATTTGATGAGGATGGTTTTTTTAAAACCGGTGATTTATTTGAAATTTCACCTCAGGATACTCAAAAAAAATATTACAAATTTTGCGGGAGATGTAAGGATCTTATTATTCGAGGAGGAATGAATATTTCTCCAGAGGAACTTGATAACCTTCTTAGCTCTCATCCAAAAATGTTAGAGGTTGCTGTGACTGGCTATGATGATGAGATTTTGGGAGAGAAAGTGGGCGTAGTTGCAGTTCTTGCTGAGGGTGAAACGATAACTTTGAATGAGATCATAGAATTTTTAACAGACAAGAAGATTGCTAAGTTTAAAATGCCAGAGGACTTAAGAACTGTAAATACATTGCCAAAAAATCCAGTTGGAAAAGTTATCAGGCGCGAGCTAAAGGATCTTTTTAATTAG
- a CDS encoding phosphate-starvation-inducible PsiE family protein → MDKNSKFTKSLHWTTIASEKLLLAIIGIATCIASAMYIFDMVVAQEITLPDLFMLFIYVEIIGMVGAFYSTNRIPVTLPIIIAITALCRLIVMQSKEMEALVVLGEAGAILVLSIAAFVMSLKDKISLEKIKDLRDSVSSD, encoded by the coding sequence ATGGATAAAAACTCTAAATTCACAAAAAGTTTGCACTGGACAACAATTGCTAGTGAAAAACTGCTCTTAGCCATAATTGGGATAGCAACCTGTATTGCTTCTGCTATGTATATTTTTGATATGGTAGTAGCTCAGGAAATTACATTGCCTGATCTTTTTATGCTATTTATATATGTAGAAATCATTGGTATGGTGGGAGCCTTTTATAGCACAAATAGAATCCCGGTTACCCTTCCAATTATTATTGCCATTACTGCTCTGTGTAGATTGATAGTGATGCAAAGCAAAGAAATGGAAGCTTTAGTTGTCTTAGGTGAAGCTGGGGCTATATTAGTATTGTCAATTGCAGCATTTGTCATGAGTCTTAAGGATAAAATTAGCCTGGAGAAGATTAAAGATCTCAGAGACTCTGTCTCTAGTGACTAA
- a CDS encoding CIA30 family protein, which yields MLRTLLLIIFSLNAFSQPLSDPNTWRGVTDQVMGGVSDLIIQHEDGVFYMSGNVSTENNGGFVRLSNSIKLLSNEVQGIKFKAKGNNETYEIHVTLKGLKIPPWSYFSKSFEVNDSWQQYEIFFSDLKLATGFTAASLKAKNIKDLSIAGYGRDFKVDLAIKDITLF from the coding sequence ATGCTAAGAACACTTCTATTAATTATTTTTTCATTGAATGCTTTTTCACAACCATTAAGTGATCCAAATACTTGGAGAGGTGTCACTGATCAGGTGATGGGAGGCGTCTCAGATCTTATTATCCAACATGAAGATGGAGTCTTTTATATGTCTGGGAATGTATCCACTGAAAACAATGGCGGCTTTGTAAGGCTCTCTAACTCAATCAAACTTTTAAGCAATGAAGTCCAAGGAATTAAATTTAAAGCTAAGGGCAACAATGAAACGTATGAAATTCATGTCACCCTCAAGGGTCTCAAAATACCACCATGGTCTTATTTCAGTAAATCATTTGAAGTAAATGATAGTTGGCAACAATACGAAATCTTTTTTAGCGATTTAAAATTAGCCACCGGTTTTACAGCTGCATCTTTGAAGGCAAAAAATATAAAAGACTTAAGTATTGCCGGTTATGGGCGAGACTTTAAAGTTGATTTAGCGATCAAAGACATAACTTTGTTTTAA